The Urocitellus parryii isolate mUroPar1 chromosome 6, mUroPar1.hap1, whole genome shotgun sequence genome includes a window with the following:
- the Cimip1 gene encoding ciliary microtubule inner protein 1 — protein MAQRQLGTAGAERMNLVAQDEIWKYRLKAESEARKNWPQNWGFLTTPVEELIEGEEESRTPKPKIQLPERFHIRQMTPVEKYIKVLPSPPVPQTSQGFIGWRSAVPGLNKNLQLDFEIRSCKGVYARELGWPKQGIY, from the exons ATGGCTCAAAGACAGCTCGGCACCGCGGGCGCCGAGCGCATGAACCTGGTGGCCCAGGACGAGATCTG GAAATACCGTCTGAAGGCTGAGTCCGAAGCACGGAAAAACTGGCCCCAGAACTGGGGATTTTTAACAACCCCTGTGGAGGAG TTGATCGAGGGTGAAGAAGAATCCCGCACCCCAAAGCCCAAAATCCAGCTTCCGGAGCGTTTCCACATCCGGCAAATGACCCCTGTGGAGAAGTACATCAAG GTCCTTCCGTCCCCCCCAGTCCCACAGACGTCCCAGGGCTTCATCGGCTGGAGGTCGGCGGTGCCAGGCCTGAACAAGAACCTGCAACTTGACTTTGAGATCAGAAGCTGCAAGGGGGTCTATGCCCGAGAGCTGGGCTGGCCTAAGCAAGGCATCTACTGA